In a single window of the Burkholderia pyrrocinia genome:
- a CDS encoding IS5 family transposase, with amino-acid sequence MRGTDSYNESLFSTVRLEEFVPQTHPLRPIRTWMNEALSNMDAKFSAMYEADINGGRPSIAQEKLMRAMLLQVLYSIRSERQLVEQISYNLLFRWFVGLSIEDAVWNHSVFSKNRDRLIEFDAVTDLFNATVETAHKRGLLSGEHFSVDGTLIHAWASHKSIRRKDGGDDDRPPDNWHGESRSNETHESKSDGESRLYRKSNAAPALPSYLGHVLTDNRHGLVVNVQASEANGRAERKVATDMLRDVSGSDVRITVGADKAYDTRGFVKACREYNVTPHVARNTKRTGGSAIDGRTTRHLGYALSQRKRKCIEQCFGWGKRIGPIRQVMVRGLEKVDQLLTLTMAAYNLTRLRTLGFVRPQGA; translated from the coding sequence ATGCGAGGCACCGACAGCTACAACGAATCCCTGTTCAGTACAGTCAGACTGGAGGAGTTCGTACCGCAAACGCATCCGCTGCGCCCGATCCGGACTTGGATGAACGAGGCGCTATCGAATATGGATGCCAAGTTCTCGGCGATGTACGAAGCGGACATCAACGGCGGTCGGCCGAGCATCGCGCAGGAGAAGCTGATGCGGGCGATGCTACTTCAGGTGCTGTACAGCATTCGCAGCGAGCGGCAGCTGGTCGAGCAGATCTCGTACAACCTTCTGTTCCGTTGGTTCGTCGGCCTGTCGATCGAAGACGCGGTGTGGAATCACTCGGTGTTCAGCAAGAACCGGGATCGACTGATCGAGTTCGACGCAGTGACTGACCTGTTCAACGCGACGGTGGAAACGGCGCATAAACGCGGCTTGCTGTCGGGCGAGCACTTCAGTGTGGACGGCACCTTGATCCATGCGTGGGCCAGCCACAAGAGCATCCGGCGCAAGGATGGCGGGGACGATGATCGTCCGCCTGACAATTGGCATGGCGAATCGCGCAGTAATGAAACGCACGAATCGAAGAGCGACGGTGAGAGCCGGCTCTATCGCAAGAGCAATGCCGCGCCAGCCTTGCCGAGTTACCTGGGCCATGTACTGACGGATAACCGGCACGGTCTGGTCGTGAACGTTCAGGCCAGCGAGGCGAATGGCCGAGCGGAACGCAAAGTGGCGACGGACATGTTGCGCGATGTGTCGGGTTCGGACGTGCGTATTACGGTGGGCGCAGACAAGGCGTACGACACGCGTGGATTTGTGAAGGCCTGCCGCGAATACAACGTGACGCCGCACGTCGCACGCAACACGAAGCGCACCGGCGGAAGTGCAATCGATGGTCGGACGACGCGGCATCTCGGTTACGCACTGAGCCAGCGCAAACGGAAATGCATCGAACAGTGCTTCGGCTGGGGCAAACGGATCGGGCCGATCCGGCAGGTGATGGTGAGGGGCTTGGAGAAAGTTGATCAGTTGCTCACGCTGACGATGGCGGCCTACAACCTGACGCGGCTGAGAACGTTGGGATTCGTGCGTCCGCAGGGCGCGTAA
- a CDS encoding sugar ABC transporter ATP-binding protein — MTSPPVVEMIGIDKSFPGVSALQRVNFRLFPGEIHALMGQNGAGKSTLINVLTGVHAHDAGEIRVGGEPVRFAAPREAEAAGIQTLYQEVNLCANLSVAENIFAGRQPMRRGAIDWNTIHARSRAALAELDLSLDVTRSLDAYPIAVQQMVAIARAVSVDARVLILDEPTSSLDDGEVARLFAVLRRLKASGIAILFVTHFLEQTYAVSDRITVMRNGEREGEYLARDLPVDLLVAKMTGRERMSDTLQAGAAAVERTAGTAAPFLSMQQVGRRGMMSPLDLDVRPGEIVGLAGLLGSGRTETAQLAFAAERTDTGAIEIDGARKRLASPHDAVRHGIAYCPEDRKKEGIVAALSIRENIILALQARRGWWRLIGRARQREIADTYIARLGIKARDAEQPIGLLSGGNQQKVLLARWLATDPKLLILDEPTRGIDVAAKFDIMERVLALCATGLAILFISSEIGEVVRVSHRIAVLRDRRKVAELTGADASEEQVYRLIAGGQS, encoded by the coding sequence ATGACGAGTCCGCCGGTGGTCGAGATGATCGGCATCGACAAGTCGTTTCCGGGCGTCAGCGCGCTGCAGCGCGTGAACTTCCGGCTGTTTCCGGGCGAGATCCACGCGCTGATGGGCCAGAACGGCGCGGGCAAGTCGACGCTGATCAACGTGCTCACCGGCGTGCATGCGCACGATGCGGGCGAGATTCGCGTCGGCGGCGAGCCGGTGCGTTTCGCCGCGCCGCGCGAAGCCGAGGCGGCCGGGATCCAGACGCTTTACCAGGAAGTGAACCTGTGCGCGAACCTGTCGGTCGCCGAGAACATCTTCGCGGGCCGGCAGCCGATGCGGCGCGGCGCGATCGACTGGAACACGATCCATGCGCGCTCGCGCGCGGCGCTGGCCGAACTCGACCTGTCGCTCGACGTCACGCGCTCGCTCGACGCGTATCCGATCGCCGTGCAGCAGATGGTTGCGATCGCACGCGCCGTGTCGGTCGATGCGCGCGTGCTGATTCTCGACGAGCCGACGTCGAGCCTCGACGACGGCGAGGTCGCGCGGCTGTTCGCCGTGCTGCGCCGGCTGAAGGCGTCGGGCATCGCGATCCTGTTCGTCACGCATTTCCTTGAGCAGACCTATGCGGTGTCCGACCGGATCACCGTGATGCGCAACGGCGAGCGCGAAGGCGAGTACCTGGCGCGCGACCTGCCGGTCGATCTGCTGGTCGCGAAGATGACCGGCCGCGAACGGATGTCCGACACGCTGCAGGCGGGTGCCGCCGCGGTCGAGCGCACCGCCGGCACGGCCGCGCCGTTCCTGTCGATGCAGCAGGTCGGCCGGCGCGGGATGATGAGCCCGCTCGATCTCGACGTGCGGCCCGGCGAAATCGTCGGGCTCGCCGGGCTGCTCGGCTCGGGGCGCACCGAAACGGCGCAGCTCGCGTTCGCGGCGGAGCGCACCGACACCGGCGCGATCGAGATCGACGGCGCGCGCAAGCGGCTGGCGTCGCCGCACGATGCGGTCCGGCACGGAATCGCGTATTGCCCGGAAGACCGCAAGAAGGAGGGCATCGTCGCCGCGCTGTCGATCCGCGAGAACATCATCCTCGCGCTGCAGGCGCGGCGCGGCTGGTGGCGGCTGATCGGGCGCGCGCGTCAGCGCGAGATCGCCGACACGTATATCGCGCGGCTCGGCATCAAGGCGCGCGACGCGGAGCAGCCGATCGGACTGCTGTCGGGCGGCAACCAGCAGAAGGTGCTGCTCGCGCGCTGGCTCGCGACGGACCCGAAGCTGCTGATCCTCGACGAGCCGACGCGCGGCATCGACGTCGCCGCGAAATTCGACATCATGGAACGCGTGCTCGCGCTGTGCGCGACCGGGCTCGCGATCCTGTTCATCTCGTCGGAGATCGGCGAAGTGGTGCGCGTGAGCCATCGAATCGCGGTGCTGCGCGACCGGCGCAAGGTCGCGGAACTGACCGGCGCCGACGCGTCCGAGGAGCAGGTTTACCGGCTGATCGCGGGAGGCCAGTCATGA
- a CDS encoding IS3 family transposase (programmed frameshift), whose amino-acid sequence MEVLTGPERRRRWTAEQKLAMVRESFEPGKSVSMVARQHGVNPNQLFHWRKLYQDGSLSAVKAGEEVVPASELADALKQIRELQRMLGKKTMENEILREAVEYGRGKKMDSALALAAGGRPVKLVCEVLGVSRSNVSARLSRPATWRDGRQSRQTDDATAVEEIRRVIGDLPSYGYRRVWGILRNERVAVGLVPFNAKRIYRVMRTHGLLMQRRPLPPHPQRRHDGKVAVARSNQRWCSDGFEFRCDNGEPLRVTFALDCCDREAMSWAATTAGHSGDIVRDVMLAAVENRFGNELHTPSEIEWLSDNGSGYTADDTRRFAVAIGLKPLTTPVCSPQSNGMAESFVKTMKRDYVAFMPKPDAATAARNLAIAFEHYNEKHPHSALKYRSPREFRRSMDSATLV is encoded by the exons ATGGAAGTGTTGACGGGCCCGGAGCGCCGGCGGCGCTGGACGGCGGAGCAGAAGCTGGCGATGGTTCGCGAGAGTTTCGAGCCGGGGAAATCGGTTTCGATGGTCGCGCGCCAGCACGGCGTGAATCCGAACCAACTGTTCCACTGGCGCAAGCTGTACCAGGACGGGAGCCTGTCAGCGGTCAAGGCTGGCGAGGAAGTGGTTCCCGCCTCAGAGCTGGCCGACGCGCTCAAGCAGATTCGTGAGCTGCAACGGATGCTCGGCAAGAAGACCATGGAGAACGAGATTCTCCGCGAAGCAGTCGAGTACGGCCGGG GCAAAAAAATGGATAGCGCACTCGCCCTCGCTGCCGGAGGACGACCAGTGAAACTGGTTTGTGAAGTTCTCGGCGTGTCGCGCTCGAACGTATCGGCACGACTGTCGCGTCCGGCGACGTGGCGCGATGGCCGTCAATCGAGGCAGACTGACGACGCGACCGCGGTCGAGGAAATCCGCCGGGTCATCGGCGATTTGCCCAGCTATGGCTATCGCCGGGTTTGGGGCATATTGCGCAACGAGCGCGTCGCGGTTGGGCTGGTGCCGTTCAATGCCAAGCGCATCTATCGCGTCATGCGCACGCACGGGTTGCTGATGCAGCGCCGGCCGCTTCCGCCTCACCCCCAACGTCGACACGATGGCAAGGTGGCCGTCGCGCGCAGCAATCAGCGATGGTGCTCGGACGGCTTCGAGTTCCGCTGCGACAACGGCGAGCCGCTGCGGGTGACGTTTGCGCTGGATTGCTGCGACCGAGAGGCGATGAGCTGGGCGGCCACGACAGCAGGCCACAGCGGCGACATCGTGCGAGACGTGATGCTGGCTGCAGTGGAAAATCGGTTTGGCAACGAGCTGCATACGCCATCCGAAATCGAGTGGCTGAGCGACAACGGTTCGGGCTACACGGCCGACGACACGCGCCGATTCGCAGTGGCCATCGGCCTGAAGCCATTGACCACACCGGTGTGCAGCCCACAAAGTAATGGGATGGCCGAGAGCTTCGTGAAGACGATGAAACGCGACTACGTCGCCTTCATGCCGAAGCCGGACGCAGCGACTGCTGCACGCAACTTGGCCATCGCGTTCGAGCATTACAACGAGAAGCATCCCCATAGCGCGCTGAAATACCGCTCGCCTCGCGAGTTCCGGCGCTCGATGGATTCGGCAACCTTAGTGTGA
- a CDS encoding beta strand repeat-containing protein, with the protein MTSATVAGYTISGLDNAAGVQSAAQAYQNNPGNATLVAYQAALASAAAAATSLVPGEGAAFAGNSIIANISNIITNGASMSANDLSSAFASIAGNIATMAGQGVEFLGLTGSSINPIFGGGAFTLGELINAVGFIASATGAGIDSATIASVISQNLQSAGLSPDSSGNYSPASLSSSNFVCDSSNAATMWDIVQGNNVDQISATQQSGDGVATIISNGGNDDIIVSPGIAGSDFNLTSNGGNSAITGVNSGSTSGGNFTVNGSQNSTSASNSNISVGANSIEKVNGSANDITVAGPGSAVTIGGNGQSASASNDNYVNFASGVSGTVTVEGNSRTDVSGSGLTIYASGNESLGVTGSGNTVDATGVNDGIWLNGANAVVNLSGQGDSIYGSNDTIYGQNSDTFTVNGSGDTITDGTSSTTHWKLRPRVQPIACRC; encoded by the coding sequence ATGACCTCCGCGACTGTCGCAGGCTATACGATTTCCGGATTGGATAACGCTGCAGGCGTACAAAGCGCAGCACAGGCGTATCAGAATAATCCAGGTAATGCCACCCTCGTTGCTTATCAGGCTGCTTTGGCGAGTGCCGCCGCCGCCGCGACATCTCTTGTACCAGGAGAAGGTGCTGCTTTTGCAGGAAACTCGATTATCGCCAACATTTCGAATATCATAACAAATGGCGCCTCGATGAGCGCCAACGATTTGTCAAGTGCATTCGCGTCAATTGCCGGGAACATTGCCACTATGGCAGGTCAGGGAGTTGAATTTTTAGGTCTCACTGGATCAAGTATAAACCCAATTTTTGGTGGCGGTGCATTTACATTGGGTGAGCTCATTAATGCAGTTGGTTTTATTGCATCTGCGACCGGAGCCGGAATAGATTCGGCAACGATTGCGAGTGTAATTTCACAAAACTTGCAATCTGCCGGACTATCTCCCGACTCAAGCGGAAACTATAGTCCGGCGTCGCTAAGCAGCTCGAATTTCGTTTGCGATTCCTCCAATGCAGCGACTATGTGGGACATAGTTCAAGGAAATAACGTTGACCAGATTAGCGCAACACAACAGAGCGGGGATGGTGTTGCGACGATTATTTCCAACGGAGGAAATGATGACATTATCGTTTCCCCCGGAATTGCTGGATCCGATTTTAATTTGACTTCCAACGGCGGGAATAGCGCGATAACCGGAGTGAACTCGGGTTCGACATCCGGCGGAAATTTTACCGTCAATGGAAGTCAAAACTCCACTTCTGCATCAAATAGCAATATAAGTGTCGGCGCAAATTCGATCGAAAAAGTCAATGGTTCCGCTAATGACATCACCGTTGCCGGACCCGGCAGCGCTGTCACGATTGGTGGAAACGGGCAAAGTGCAAGTGCTTCTAACGATAACTACGTCAATTTTGCAAGCGGTGTATCAGGAACAGTAACGGTCGAGGGTAATTCCCGCACGGATGTTAGTGGCAGCGGTCTTACGATCTATGCCAGTGGCAACGAAAGCCTGGGTGTTACAGGCAGCGGAAACACCGTTGATGCCACGGGTGTTAATGATGGGATTTGGCTTAACGGAGCGAATGCGGTCGTAAATTTGTCAGGGCAAGGCGATTCGATCTACGGATCGAACGACACGATCTACGGCCAGAACAGCGACACATTTACCGTGAATGGCTCGGGCGACACGATCACGGATGGTACGAGTAGTACTACGCACTGGAAGCTGCGTCCGAGAGTGCAGCCCATAGCATGTCGTTGCTGA
- a CDS encoding c-type cytochrome: MQAIAQNLSERDMQMLATDFSKQHPPLLKTQTPPAPDLVAAGRHMAETEDDANVPVCFSCHAADGHGNGAHFPGIAGEPATFTIARLHEFQTRARQPPPKPGSMTAVAAALDETQFRRVAAFLSVSPPRFEATPAV, encoded by the coding sequence ATGCAGGCGATCGCGCAAAACCTGTCCGAGCGCGACATGCAGATGCTTGCCACCGATTTTTCGAAGCAGCACCCGCCGCTGCTGAAAACGCAGACGCCGCCCGCTCCGGATCTCGTCGCAGCAGGCAGGCATATGGCGGAAACAGAAGACGACGCGAACGTGCCGGTGTGTTTCAGTTGCCACGCGGCTGACGGTCACGGAAACGGCGCGCACTTCCCGGGTATTGCCGGCGAGCCGGCCACCTTCACGATCGCGCGTTTGCACGAATTCCAGACGCGCGCCCGCCAGCCGCCCCCGAAACCGGGCAGCATGACGGCCGTCGCCGCGGCGCTCGACGAGACTCAGTTCCGTCGCGTCGCCGCCTTCCTGTCAGTTTCGCCACCCCGATTCGAGGCAACGCCCGCGGTATGA
- a CDS encoding ABC transporter substrate-binding protein, producing MTFIRKLAAGAIVAAATVLAPGAFAQQKPITLGFSQVGAESAWRTANTVSVKGAAKDAGINLKFSDAQQKQENQIRAIRSFIAQKVDVIAFSPVVESGWEPVLTEAKAAHIPVILTDRGIDVKDPSLYVTMIGSDFLEEGRRAGHWMEEHYKNDAGPINIVELQGTVGSAPANDRRAGLLEVIKNNPKFKVIASQSGDFTLAGGKQVMEAFAKTYGKQINVVYAHNDDMALGAIQAMEEAGIKPGKDLTVVSFDATKGGFQAMIAGKINVDVECSPLLGPQLMSAVKDVAAGKQLPKRIVTNETVFPMNVAAQVLPTRKY from the coding sequence ATGACATTCATCAGGAAGCTGGCGGCCGGTGCGATCGTCGCCGCGGCGACGGTACTCGCGCCCGGCGCATTCGCGCAGCAAAAGCCGATCACGCTCGGTTTCTCGCAGGTCGGCGCCGAAAGCGCGTGGCGCACCGCGAACACCGTGTCGGTGAAGGGCGCGGCGAAGGACGCCGGCATCAACCTGAAATTCTCGGACGCGCAGCAAAAGCAGGAGAACCAGATCCGCGCGATCCGCTCGTTCATTGCGCAGAAGGTCGACGTGATCGCGTTCTCGCCGGTCGTCGAATCGGGCTGGGAGCCGGTGCTGACCGAAGCGAAGGCCGCGCACATCCCGGTGATCCTGACGGATCGCGGGATCGACGTGAAGGATCCGTCGCTGTACGTGACGATGATCGGCTCGGACTTCCTCGAGGAAGGGCGGCGCGCCGGCCACTGGATGGAAGAGCACTACAAGAACGACGCGGGCCCGATCAACATCGTCGAGCTGCAGGGTACGGTCGGCTCGGCGCCGGCCAACGATCGCCGCGCGGGCCTGCTCGAAGTGATCAAGAACAATCCGAAGTTCAAGGTGATCGCGTCGCAGAGCGGCGACTTCACGCTCGCCGGCGGCAAGCAGGTGATGGAAGCGTTCGCGAAGACCTACGGCAAGCAGATCAACGTCGTCTACGCGCACAACGACGACATGGCGCTCGGCGCGATCCAGGCGATGGAAGAGGCCGGGATCAAGCCCGGCAAGGACCTGACCGTCGTGTCGTTCGATGCGACGAAGGGCGGCTTCCAGGCGATGATCGCCGGCAAGATCAACGTCGACGTCGAATGCAGCCCGCTGCTCGGCCCGCAGCTGATGAGCGCGGTGAAGGACGTCGCCGCCGGCAAGCAGCTGCCCAAGCGCATCGTGACGAACGAGACGGTGTTCCCGATGAACGTCGCGGCGCAGGTGCTGCCGACCCGCAAATACTGA
- a CDS encoding dienelactone hydrolase family protein: protein MHKTWKSRLLVAITSLYTYMPFAYAGETDSLNAPEATLRHEQIISIPSADGESVMLQATLDIPAGPGPFPLVVMNHGANGSMPPPDQPRYHLTFSAYYFLSRGYAVVLPMMRGYAGSQGHLEHHGCDYAATGIEDAQDIKAVINYMKTQPTIDGSRIVVAGQSFGGWNTLALGTMDVPGVRGLVSFAGGMNESDCPFSSQSLIKAAGELGAHGKLPSIWFFGDNDKVFSRDTWHAVYERYVSAGGSAELVAYGAFGQNAHNMLGSAEALPLWVPKLDAFLSRIGMPHTEVSPEYMPTPVPPASGYAAIDDTQAVPYLGVAGQAYYKKFLERPLPRAFAIGQRGAASTNGGFDPIAQAMNLCNQRGPGCRLYAVNNTVVWTRPTPVPPPSNFAKLEDVSAIPYLSDSGRSGYQKFLLLPRPRVFTIAPDGGWDASALGPDPVKYSLDQCSQRHQGCTVYAVDSSVVWRREK from the coding sequence ATGCACAAGACCTGGAAGTCGCGTTTGCTCGTGGCCATCACTAGTCTCTATACGTACATGCCCTTTGCATATGCGGGAGAGACGGATAGCCTGAATGCGCCCGAAGCGACTCTGCGTCACGAACAGATCATCTCGATTCCAAGTGCAGACGGCGAGTCAGTCATGCTGCAAGCGACGCTGGATATACCCGCTGGCCCGGGCCCTTTTCCGTTGGTCGTGATGAACCATGGTGCGAATGGAAGCATGCCGCCGCCGGATCAGCCACGATATCACTTGACCTTCTCCGCATACTATTTCTTGTCGAGAGGGTATGCCGTCGTCCTACCCATGATGCGCGGTTATGCAGGATCGCAGGGACATCTCGAGCATCACGGATGCGACTATGCAGCAACCGGTATCGAGGATGCTCAAGATATCAAAGCCGTTATCAACTACATGAAAACTCAACCGACGATCGACGGATCGAGGATCGTCGTCGCAGGGCAGAGCTTTGGGGGATGGAATACGCTTGCACTCGGGACGATGGATGTGCCCGGCGTGCGAGGGCTAGTCAGCTTTGCTGGCGGCATGAATGAATCGGATTGCCCCTTTTCTAGCCAATCCTTGATCAAAGCAGCGGGAGAACTCGGGGCGCATGGCAAACTTCCTTCAATCTGGTTCTTCGGCGACAACGACAAGGTGTTCTCGAGAGACACATGGCACGCCGTATATGAGCGCTATGTTTCAGCGGGTGGGTCTGCTGAACTGGTGGCGTATGGTGCCTTCGGCCAGAACGCACACAACATGCTCGGTTCTGCCGAAGCGCTTCCGCTCTGGGTTCCGAAACTCGATGCATTTCTCTCACGAATAGGCATGCCTCATACCGAGGTCAGCCCGGAATACATGCCGACACCTGTTCCGCCAGCAAGTGGTTATGCGGCCATCGACGATACGCAAGCTGTGCCGTATCTCGGCGTCGCGGGACAAGCGTATTACAAAAAATTCCTCGAACGACCATTGCCCAGGGCATTTGCGATTGGCCAGCGTGGAGCAGCGTCGACTAACGGCGGATTCGATCCGATCGCACAGGCAATGAACTTGTGCAATCAACGTGGCCCTGGCTGTCGCCTCTATGCTGTGAACAACACCGTCGTTTGGACCAGACCGACACCTGTTCCGCCGCCCAGCAACTTCGCCAAGCTGGAGGACGTGTCAGCGATTCCGTACCTGAGTGATAGCGGAAGATCCGGATATCAAAAGTTCCTGCTGCTTCCTCGTCCTCGCGTGTTCACCATTGCTCCCGATGGAGGCTGGGACGCTTCAGCGCTCGGCCCTGATCCGGTCAAGTACTCACTGGACCAGTGTAGTCAGCGGCATCAAGGGTGCACGGTTTACGCGGTTGACAGTTCGGTCGTGTGGCGTCGGGAAAAATAG
- a CDS encoding DUF4148 domain-containing protein, whose translation MNRRLIAAAALLALAIGTPVAAFAQTSSSGLTRADVIAQLVQAQRDGTVPTSNWDYPPSTQTIERNRELYAIAHGEQGTATASASVPAVSTQ comes from the coding sequence ATGAATCGCAGACTGATCGCAGCCGCCGCGCTGCTCGCACTCGCAATCGGCACGCCGGTCGCCGCTTTCGCACAGACGTCGTCGTCGGGCCTGACGCGTGCCGACGTGATCGCCCAACTGGTCCAGGCGCAGCGCGACGGCACCGTGCCGACGTCGAACTGGGACTATCCGCCGAGCACGCAGACGATCGAGCGCAATCGCGAGCTGTATGCGATCGCGCACGGCGAGCAGGGCACCGCGACCGCGTCGGCGTCCGTGCCGGCAGTCAGCACGCAGTGA